Proteins encoded by one window of Paraburkholderia sabiae:
- a CDS encoding ABC transporter permease, with product MMRELFTMTMPTNTWNWRMVWRRNYLAWRKTALVSLIGNLADPMMYLFGLGFGVGIMIGRIEGTSYVAFLAAGMVATSAMTSATFETIYATFARMHIQRMWEAVLCTQLTIGDVVLGELAWAATKALLAGTAVTVVATTLGYAAFPGILYVIPVVILTGLAFASIAMVLIAIAPSYDYFIFYQTLVLTPMLFLSGVVFPVAHLPGAFRQLARFLPLTHSVELIRPAMLARPAAGIGLHVIALCVYTVLPFFLSAILFRRRLLF from the coding sequence ATGATGCGTGAACTATTCACGATGACTATGCCCACCAACACTTGGAACTGGCGCATGGTATGGCGCCGCAATTATCTGGCGTGGCGAAAAACTGCACTCGTTTCGCTTATCGGTAACCTTGCGGACCCGATGATGTATCTGTTCGGATTGGGTTTCGGCGTGGGAATAATGATAGGTCGCATCGAAGGCACTTCTTACGTAGCCTTTTTGGCGGCTGGAATGGTAGCGACAAGCGCAATGACTTCCGCGACGTTCGAAACGATTTATGCGACTTTCGCTCGCATGCACATTCAGCGCATGTGGGAAGCAGTCTTGTGTACTCAACTCACGATCGGCGACGTCGTTCTCGGTGAATTGGCGTGGGCAGCAACAAAAGCTCTTTTGGCCGGCACGGCTGTTACGGTGGTTGCCACGACGCTGGGCTATGCGGCGTTTCCGGGCATTCTTTATGTCATTCCTGTCGTTATCTTAACTGGCCTCGCCTTCGCGAGTATTGCGATGGTCCTCATCGCGATCGCGCCGAGTTATGATTACTTTATCTTCTATCAAACACTTGTTCTGACGCCCATGCTTTTTCTGAGCGGTGTCGTCTTTCCGGTCGCCCATCTTCCAGGTGCATTTCGACAGCTTGCGCGATTCTTGCCGCTCACACATTCCGTTGAACTCATCCGCCCTGCGATGCTTGCGCGCCCAGCCGCCGGAATCGGTCTGCATGTGATTGCGCTTTGCGTCTACACAGTCTTGCCATTCTTTCTGTCGGCAATACTGTTTCGCCGACGTCTCTTATTTTGA
- the nodI gene encoding nodulation factor ABC transporter ATP-binding protein NodI has protein sequence MSTFRSMAAATITFTGVRKLYDGKPVVNGLSFHVEQGECFGLLGPNGAGKSTTARMILGMASPDAGTITVLGEPVPVRARRARRRIGVVPQFDNLEPGFTVRENLQIFGRYFGMSASEVEAVIPSLLEFAHLESKAHERVSELSGGMKRRLTIARALINDPQLLVMDEPATGLDPHARRLVWDRLRSLLARGKTILLTTHFMEEAERLCDRLCVIDKGRSIAEGAPHALIQEQIGSHVLEIYGGDSYELRALLEPYAQRMEVSGETLFCYAAELEQVRMQLCKRTGLRVLQRPANLEDVFLRLTGRDMKE, from the coding sequence ATTTCGACCTTCCGTTCAATGGCTGCTGCAACGATAACGTTTACTGGCGTGAGAAAGCTATATGACGGCAAACCGGTCGTTAATGGACTTTCATTTCACGTCGAGCAGGGCGAATGCTTTGGCCTGCTGGGACCCAACGGCGCTGGCAAGAGCACGACCGCGCGCATGATCCTCGGTATGGCGTCGCCCGACGCAGGTACTATCACTGTCCTTGGAGAGCCCGTGCCCGTACGCGCGCGTCGAGCACGGCGGCGTATCGGCGTGGTTCCGCAATTTGACAACCTTGAGCCCGGGTTTACGGTCCGTGAGAACCTGCAGATATTCGGGCGCTACTTTGGCATGAGCGCGAGCGAAGTCGAAGCGGTGATTCCGTCGCTGCTTGAATTCGCGCACTTGGAGAGCAAGGCTCACGAGCGCGTCTCAGAATTATCCGGGGGCATGAAGCGTCGGTTGACCATCGCCCGGGCGCTTATCAACGACCCACAACTGCTGGTAATGGACGAGCCCGCGACCGGCCTTGATCCACATGCGCGCCGCCTCGTCTGGGACCGCTTGCGCTCTCTACTTGCGCGCGGCAAGACAATCCTTCTAACCACTCACTTCATGGAAGAGGCTGAACGATTGTGCGATCGGCTCTGCGTGATCGATAAAGGACGCAGCATTGCGGAAGGTGCCCCTCATGCGCTAATCCAGGAACAAATTGGGAGCCACGTGCTGGAGATATATGGCGGCGATTCGTACGAACTGCGTGCATTGCTCGAGCCATACGCGCAGCGCATGGAGGTGAGCGGCGAGACGCTGTTTTGCTATGCGGCCGAGCTGGAACAGGTGCGCATGCAGTTGTGCAAGCGAACGGGTCTGCGCGTTCTGCAACGTCCCGCAAACCTGGAAGACGTGTTTCTTCGGTTGACCGGACGCGATATGAAGGAATAG
- the nodC gene encoding chitooligosaccharide synthase NodC has protein sequence MNIPATINTTSILLYALLSTIYKSAQVLHAMPASGPPARSNSTNCCNSLPDVDVIVPCFNENPDTLRACLASIATQGYAGPVKVHVVDDGSANRDALRMVYHEYEHDPRFNFVLLPRNVGKRKAQIAAIRSSSAELVLNVDSDTTLAPDVVEKLVLTMSDTAIGAAMGQLTASNRSDTWLTRLIDMEYWLACNEERAAQARFGAVMCCCGPCAIYRRSALLLLLNQYETQTFRGKLSDFGEDRHLTILMLAAGYRTEYVPDAIAATVVPDKLWPYLRQQLRWARSTYRDTLLALRLLPRLDRYLTLDVIGQNVGSLLLAVSMLAGFLQIVLTASAPWHACFLIASMTMIRCTVAAVRSREIRFLGFSAHTFINLLLLLPVKAYALCTLSNSNWLSRGSAADDCREYVDPSGHAAATDANAATGMDAQCDRHCKPPSFRTSNNVVRSE, from the coding sequence ATGAACATCCCTGCCACGATCAACACGACCTCCATTTTATTGTACGCACTACTTTCGACCATTTATAAAAGCGCGCAGGTTCTACACGCCATGCCGGCTAGCGGGCCACCGGCGAGAAGTAACTCGACCAACTGCTGCAACTCCCTGCCCGACGTCGACGTTATTGTGCCGTGCTTCAACGAAAACCCGGACACACTGCGGGCATGCCTCGCTTCAATCGCGACTCAGGGGTATGCTGGCCCCGTTAAAGTCCACGTGGTCGATGACGGTTCAGCCAATCGAGACGCCTTGAGAATGGTGTACCACGAATACGAGCACGATCCGAGATTCAATTTTGTCCTCCTTCCCCGGAACGTAGGAAAACGCAAGGCACAAATCGCTGCGATTCGTTCTTCGTCCGCAGAACTGGTACTTAACGTCGACTCAGATACGACCCTAGCGCCCGACGTCGTGGAGAAACTCGTATTAACAATGAGCGACACGGCGATCGGGGCCGCCATGGGTCAATTGACAGCAAGCAATCGCAGCGACACATGGTTGACCCGTCTGATCGATATGGAATACTGGCTCGCCTGCAACGAAGAGCGTGCCGCTCAAGCCCGTTTCGGTGCCGTTATGTGCTGCTGCGGTCCATGCGCCATCTATCGGCGATCCGCGCTTCTTTTGCTGCTGAACCAGTACGAGACTCAGACGTTTCGCGGAAAACTCAGTGACTTTGGCGAAGATCGTCATTTGACAATTCTTATGCTGGCAGCTGGTTACCGAACGGAATATGTTCCAGACGCGATCGCAGCTACCGTTGTACCAGACAAGTTGTGGCCGTATCTGCGTCAACAACTACGTTGGGCGCGCAGTACTTATCGCGACACGCTGCTTGCGCTGCGCCTCCTGCCTCGTCTCGATCGTTACCTTACGCTGGACGTGATCGGGCAAAACGTAGGGTCGCTTTTGCTTGCCGTTTCAATGCTTGCCGGGTTCTTGCAGATCGTTCTGACAGCCTCGGCACCTTGGCACGCATGCTTTCTAATAGCCTCAATGACTATGATTCGCTGTACCGTGGCCGCAGTTCGGTCTCGAGAAATTCGATTTCTCGGATTTTCCGCACACACATTTATCAACCTTTTATTATTGCTTCCTGTAAAAGCCTACGCATTGTGCACGCTGAGTAACAGCAACTGGCTTTCCCGAGGGTCTGCCGCCGACGACTGTCGCGAATACGTCGATCCGTCTGGACACGCTGCGGCGACAGACGCTAATGCAGCGACGGGTATGGATGCGCAGTGTGACAGACATTGCAAGCCACCGTCATTCAGAACGTCGAACAATGTAGTCCGCAGTGAATGA
- the nodB gene encoding chitooligosaccharide deacetylase NodB: MKDDTPQRDGSEPIRLVSEVPDNFDRQHQSRQVYLTFDDGPDLVWTPKILDVLGQHKVPATFCVLGLYAASHPQLIERIIAEGHEIANHTMTHRDLSKCEPEQTRREILEANAIFKRTCAAATVRYVRAPYGIWTESVIAESAKAGLTALHWSIDPRDWSRPGVDAIVHAVLASVRPGSIVLFHDGSPPGESYPDARATSRDQTVTALSRLIPALKERRFVISSLP, translated from the coding sequence ATGAAGGATGACACACCACAACGAGACGGGTCCGAACCGATTCGGTTAGTGTCCGAAGTGCCGGACAACTTCGACCGCCAACACCAATCCCGTCAGGTATACCTTACTTTCGATGACGGTCCAGACTTAGTATGGACGCCCAAGATACTTGACGTATTGGGGCAGCATAAGGTGCCGGCAACGTTCTGCGTACTTGGCCTCTACGCGGCAAGTCATCCACAGTTGATAGAACGAATCATCGCTGAAGGTCACGAGATCGCCAATCACACCATGACGCATCGGGATCTTTCAAAATGCGAACCGGAACAAACACGGCGTGAGATATTGGAAGCGAACGCAATATTCAAGCGGACATGCGCTGCCGCAACAGTGCGGTATGTGCGTGCGCCATACGGAATATGGACGGAATCAGTAATTGCCGAATCGGCAAAGGCGGGACTGACGGCACTTCACTGGTCGATAGACCCGCGAGATTGGTCTCGCCCCGGTGTCGACGCGATTGTGCACGCTGTGCTGGCGTCCGTGCGACCAGGCTCTATTGTCCTTTTCCACGATGGGAGCCCTCCTGGAGAGTCGTATCCGGATGCTCGCGCCACATCGCGCGATCAGACCGTCACGGCGCTGTCGCGCCTGATTCCGGCTTTGAAGGAACGCAGGTTTGTAATCAGTTCACTGCCTTGA
- a CDS encoding LysR family transcriptional regulator, translating into MRFKGLDLNLLVALDALMTQRNLTVAAQNINLSQPAMSAAVGRLRDYFSDDLFVMRGREFVPTARALELAGPVREALSHIQFSIISRDVFQPAKSNRRFRVCLSDFMTLVYFQDVVKRVAREAPSVSFELLFPDDEPGELLRRGDADFLILPELLLADSHPKAALFEEKLVCVGCPTNKQLSRRLPLEKYMSMGHVTVRFGRARRPSIDEFFLLDLGLKRREEVVVPTFDLVPSMLSRTNRIATIPMRLARHFAEVVPLRIVQVPLPLSSFTESIQWPALHNADPASIWMRELLLQEAQSLVAG; encoded by the coding sequence ATGCGCTTCAAAGGCCTCGATCTCAATCTTCTCGTTGCGCTGGATGCGCTGATGACGCAACGCAATCTGACTGTCGCGGCGCAGAACATCAATTTGAGTCAACCTGCCATGAGTGCCGCGGTCGGCAGGTTACGAGATTATTTTTCTGACGACCTGTTCGTGATGAGGGGCCGCGAGTTTGTTCCGACAGCTCGGGCGCTGGAGCTCGCAGGCCCGGTTCGGGAAGCTCTGTCGCACATACAGTTTTCGATCATTTCGCGCGACGTCTTCCAACCGGCCAAATCGAATCGCCGTTTTAGGGTCTGCCTTTCTGATTTCATGACACTTGTCTATTTCCAGGATGTCGTAAAACGTGTCGCGCGCGAAGCTCCCTCAGTGAGTTTTGAACTGCTTTTTCCTGACGACGAGCCCGGCGAGTTGCTTCGTCGGGGCGACGCCGATTTTCTGATTTTGCCGGAGCTGTTGCTGGCAGATTCTCACCCCAAAGCGGCGCTCTTCGAGGAGAAGCTCGTATGTGTCGGATGTCCAACAAACAAACAGTTGTCGCGGCGGCTCCCGTTGGAGAAGTACATGTCGATGGGACACGTGACAGTGAGGTTCGGACGGGCGCGCAGGCCCTCGATCGACGAGTTTTTCTTACTCGATCTCGGTCTCAAGAGGCGCGAAGAGGTTGTCGTGCCGACCTTTGATCTGGTTCCATCCATGCTATCGCGTACCAACCGTATAGCAACGATCCCTATGAGGCTGGCAAGGCATTTCGCCGAAGTGGTTCCCCTCCGGATCGTCCAGGTACCACTGCCCCTATCCTCGTTCACTGAATCGATCCAATGGCCTGCGCTGCACAACGCTGACCCTGCAAGCATCTGGATGCGCGAGCTGTTATTACAGGAGGCGCAAAGCCTTGTGGCTGGCTAG
- a CDS encoding ATP-grasp domain-containing protein, with protein MTISLSSNIGRIVMLNRWSDDFAAYHRYIDHAVHDVAYVCTPNAAAALRASRIAHIEQLSEFDDEDALHAAVRACRSALDGIDRLVALSEFELMAAARLHNSFSIPGDLPDAVVRFHDKAVMKHAIAAAGLRVPRFAALENLTSPDAEPINTTRFPLIAKPRTGAASVGVRRVDTEAQFNALLPTLPLVECECEEYIEGTIYHVDGFVVDRAFVIARASRYINTCLEFARGKPLGSVMLDPGPLNDALLAFADPSLRALALVNGPFHLEIIRGPDALYFLEIGARMGRGRSLSCFAICTVLTCSPCGSRSGQVTRHVSRSKYERRSPHRRCARGRFLMLPETVGKVFIDAQSPKGIAALCETVLPKQNHVFNGAGGYDTILARFRYRGGTEHEIAAAIHATLRDSRFTLAKVATLATFKRNLARPEFAVKPSILASHKALRLL; from the coding sequence ATGACAATCAGCCTGTCTTCCAACATCGGACGCATCGTTATGCTTAATCGTTGGTCCGACGACTTCGCGGCCTACCATCGCTATATCGACCATGCCGTGCATGACGTGGCATACGTCTGCACGCCAAACGCCGCGGCAGCACTGCGCGCGTCGCGCATCGCTCACATTGAGCAGCTATCCGAGTTCGACGATGAAGATGCGCTGCACGCGGCCGTGCGCGCCTGCCGCTCGGCACTAGACGGCATCGACAGGCTCGTCGCGCTGTCCGAATTCGAACTGATGGCGGCCGCGCGGCTCCACAATTCGTTCAGTATCCCTGGTGATCTGCCTGATGCAGTCGTCCGGTTTCATGACAAAGCGGTCATGAAGCACGCCATTGCGGCAGCCGGCCTGCGTGTGCCGCGCTTCGCAGCGCTGGAAAATCTGACCTCTCCCGATGCGGAGCCGATCAATACAACGCGTTTTCCGCTCATCGCAAAGCCGCGCACCGGTGCCGCAAGCGTAGGTGTACGGCGGGTCGACACGGAGGCGCAGTTCAATGCACTGTTGCCCACTCTACCGCTCGTTGAGTGCGAATGCGAGGAGTACATCGAAGGAACGATTTACCACGTTGACGGCTTCGTCGTTGACCGTGCATTTGTGATCGCGCGCGCATCACGCTATATCAACACTTGCCTCGAGTTCGCGCGGGGCAAACCCCTCGGCTCCGTAATGCTTGATCCCGGGCCGCTGAATGATGCACTGCTCGCGTTTGCAGATCCCAGCCTCCGCGCGCTCGCGCTGGTCAATGGACCGTTCCATCTTGAGATCATTCGAGGCCCCGACGCTCTGTACTTCCTCGAGATCGGTGCGCGCATGGGCCGGGGGAGATCCCTTTCCTGTTTCGCGATCTGTACGGTATTGACCTGTTCGCCTTGTGGTTCGCGCAGCGGTCAGGTGACAAGGCATGTTTCGCGGAGCAAGTACGAGCGGCGTTCGCCGCATCGACGTTGCGCGCGCGGCAGATTCCTGATGCTACCGGAGACAGTCGGCAAGGTGTTCATCGATGCGCAATCGCCGAAAGGAATCGCGGCGCTCTGTGAAACCGTCTTGCCAAAACAAAATCATGTCTTCAACGGCGCTGGCGGCTACGATACGATCCTCGCGCGCTTTCGCTACCGGGGTGGAACAGAACACGAAATCGCCGCGGCAATTCATGCGACGCTGCGGGATTCTCGCTTCACCCTCGCGAAGGTCGCGACACTCGCGACCTTCAAAAGGAATTTGGCCCGACCCGAATTCGCCGTGAAGCCATCGATACTAGCCAGCCACAAGGCTTTGCGCCTCCTGTAA
- a CDS encoding ATP-grasp domain-containing protein: MDGCGSQLVTRVNSLAELQFAVEHAPHQGVVDMGRKIGNILLLEQDLKGPEYSIEGYIDGRGPRVVAVTEKLLSAEPYFVEMAHTVEAR; this comes from the coding sequence GTGGACGGCTGCGGTAGCCAACTGGTGACGCGCGTCAACTCGCTTGCCGAGCTGCAGTTCGCGGTCGAGCACGCCCCACACCAAGGCGTTGTAGACATGGGCCGCAAGATTGGCAACATTTTGCTGCTTGAGCAAGATCTCAAGGGTCCGGAGTATAGCATTGAAGGTTACATCGACGGGCGCGGGCCGCGTGTTGTCGCTGTAACCGAAAAGCTGCTGAGCGCCGAGCCGTATTTCGTCGAGATGGCACACACGGTTGAAGCACGCTGA
- a CDS encoding LysR family transcriptional regulator yields the protein MIRDLDSALLRTFVTVIEAGSVSNAAMVLHRTQAAVSMALRRLEDEVGQRLLERSPRGVKPTSAGSVLLPYAHKLLEIGLAARSALNAGDVSGTVRIGILEDVAMSHLRHALRQFSASFPDVALEIVVDASPALSQRLASNALDFAIGDPALIHVEPLVTWRHPLRWAVARTRNADLRGGPLPIVAFGGACRWQENFFATLLDAGIAWRVACTSTSLSAIQSAVEAGLGIALLLDWHVRRDTMRAIDPCSVGLPIPPVAEFGLFSPANAHDSTSAAAALQRFLFRALQLGSTDDGALN from the coding sequence ATGATTCGCGATCTCGACAGCGCGCTGCTGCGTACGTTCGTGACGGTGATTGAGGCCGGCAGCGTGAGCAACGCTGCAATGGTACTTCATCGCACCCAGGCTGCCGTCAGCATGGCGCTTCGTCGTCTTGAAGACGAAGTTGGCCAACGCCTGCTCGAACGTTCGCCGCGCGGCGTGAAGCCGACCTCGGCGGGCAGTGTGCTGCTACCGTACGCGCACAAGTTGCTCGAAATTGGGCTTGCCGCCCGCTCCGCACTCAATGCAGGCGACGTTTCAGGTACCGTCAGGATTGGCATTCTGGAAGACGTCGCAATGAGTCACCTCCGTCATGCACTCAGGCAGTTCTCGGCATCGTTTCCCGACGTCGCACTGGAGATCGTCGTCGACGCCAGCCCTGCGTTATCGCAGCGGCTCGCAAGCAACGCGCTGGATTTTGCGATTGGCGATCCTGCGCTGATTCACGTCGAGCCGCTCGTTACCTGGCGGCATCCGCTTCGCTGGGCCGTCGCACGCACACGAAACGCTGACCTGCGAGGTGGGCCCCTGCCTATCGTTGCATTCGGCGGAGCATGTCGATGGCAGGAGAACTTCTTTGCGACATTGCTTGACGCCGGCATCGCGTGGCGCGTCGCGTGCACGAGCACCAGTTTGTCCGCAATCCAGTCGGCCGTTGAGGCCGGGCTTGGTATTGCCCTGCTTCTCGATTGGCATGTGCGGCGCGATACGATGCGGGCAATCGATCCGTGTTCTGTCGGGCTGCCTATACCACCTGTCGCGGAGTTCGGCCTGTTTAGTCCCGCGAATGCACACGACAGCACGTCCGCAGCAGCGGCTCTGCAGCGCTTCCTCTTTCGCGCGTTGCAATTGGGATCCACAGACGACGGCGCGCTCAACTAA
- the nifA gene encoding nif-specific transcriptional activator NifA, protein MPHFHVNERARDFDVVYEVVKTLVSSRDAERTLDRSLRYLSYALGWRSAFIAVREPNGHLCSLCSTGLSEGWRDSARFLSGEGIVGRLHSSDAAVVVPELNEEPLLADDIGAFGVSEGEHVALLGTPIRHEGRPLGVLVAFCENADGKRSFGDDLHLMKIVAAPMAQALLLHRREKAMHDGAEPARHPRKETIRAYQLDNTIGASAAMQQVFAQVHQVAPARTTVLLRGESGTGKELIARSIWRLSPRKEQPFIAVNCAALTETLLESELFGHEKGAFTGAQSQRKGRFELAHGGTLFLDEIGDISSSFQAKLLRVLQEREFERVGGATPVRVDVRLIVATNRNLERMVRDGEFRADLYYRINVVSILLPPLRERRQDIPAMAQYFLDRFNRDNGRLLRFSDEALRVLSNCYWPGNVRELENCVERTATMTHHDIIDRLSFLCEIDQCLTKVLHHIEREDAVRPGPSSNLVASEAPNAVASGHAADLNGGRFDVRGGDGRPEGERERLVWAMERCGWVQAKAARLLGITPRQIGYALRKHEIEVRRF, encoded by the coding sequence ATGCCGCATTTTCATGTCAACGAGAGAGCTCGAGATTTCGATGTAGTGTACGAAGTAGTAAAGACGCTAGTCTCGTCCCGTGATGCCGAGCGGACGTTGGACAGGTCACTGCGTTATCTGTCATATGCGCTCGGATGGCGCTCCGCGTTCATCGCCGTCAGGGAACCGAATGGACATCTGTGCAGTTTGTGCAGCACTGGGCTGTCAGAGGGGTGGCGCGACAGTGCGCGATTCTTGTCTGGAGAAGGGATCGTAGGACGGTTGCACTCGAGCGACGCGGCAGTGGTTGTGCCTGAGCTGAATGAAGAACCGCTTTTGGCGGACGACATCGGAGCCTTCGGTGTATCGGAAGGTGAACATGTCGCTCTGCTCGGGACTCCGATCCGGCACGAAGGGCGGCCGCTCGGCGTGCTTGTGGCTTTTTGCGAGAATGCGGACGGCAAGCGCTCTTTCGGCGATGACCTTCATCTTATGAAGATTGTAGCGGCGCCGATGGCACAGGCGCTGCTGCTTCATCGTCGCGAGAAGGCCATGCACGACGGCGCAGAGCCGGCCAGGCACCCGCGTAAGGAAACCATTCGTGCATATCAGCTCGATAACACGATCGGTGCGTCGGCGGCGATGCAGCAGGTATTCGCGCAGGTCCATCAAGTGGCGCCGGCTAGAACGACGGTGCTGTTGCGGGGCGAGAGTGGTACGGGCAAGGAATTGATCGCGCGTTCAATCTGGCGTCTATCCCCGCGCAAGGAGCAGCCATTCATCGCGGTGAATTGTGCGGCGCTCACGGAAACGCTGCTCGAAAGCGAGTTATTCGGCCATGAGAAGGGCGCGTTCACTGGGGCGCAATCTCAACGCAAGGGGCGTTTCGAGCTAGCGCACGGTGGGACACTTTTTCTTGACGAAATCGGCGATATCTCTTCGTCCTTCCAGGCGAAGCTCTTGCGCGTTTTGCAAGAGCGGGAGTTCGAACGGGTAGGTGGCGCGACGCCGGTAAGAGTTGACGTAAGGCTGATTGTTGCGACGAATCGCAATCTGGAACGAATGGTGAGGGACGGGGAGTTTCGCGCGGATCTGTATTACCGCATCAACGTGGTAAGTATTCTTTTGCCGCCGCTGCGCGAGCGTCGCCAAGACATTCCGGCGATGGCACAGTATTTCCTCGATCGTTTCAACCGCGACAACGGTCGCTTACTGCGCTTCAGCGACGAAGCATTGCGCGTGCTGTCGAACTGTTACTGGCCCGGCAACGTGCGCGAACTCGAGAACTGTGTTGAGCGCACTGCGACGATGACCCACCATGACATCATAGATCGCCTTTCCTTCCTCTGCGAGATCGACCAGTGCCTGACAAAGGTATTGCATCACATCGAGCGTGAAGATGCTGTGCGTCCCGGTCCCTCGTCGAACCTTGTTGCGAGCGAAGCGCCGAACGCGGTGGCAAGTGGCCACGCCGCCGATCTTAACGGCGGCCGGTTCGATGTCCGTGGCGGCGACGGCAGGCCGGAGGGCGAGCGTGAGCGGCTCGTCTGGGCAATGGAGCGTTGTGGGTGGGTGCAGGCGAAAGCAGCCCGGCTCCTCGGCATCACGCCGCGGCAAATTGGCTACGCGCTGCGCAAGCACGAGATCGAGGTACGTCGCTTCTAG
- the nifE gene encoding nitrogenase iron-molybdenum cofactor biosynthesis protein NifE, which yields MLFKTSTAVVFDEPGCSKNQAKSEKERKQGCAKQASPGTAAGGCAFDGAKIALQPVVDVAHLVHGPIACEGNSWDNRHAASSGSTLYRTGFTTDLNELDVIYGGERRLFSSVREIIEKYDPPAVFVYQTCVTALIGDDIEAVCKHASEKFGKPVIPVNAPGFAGSKNAGNKLGGEALLDYVIGTREPAYTTPWDINIIGEYNLSGELWQTKPLFDALGIRILSCISGDGRYSEIATAHRAKVNMVVCSKSMINVATRMRQRYGIPYFEGSFYGIGDMSDALRRLAKLLVQQGAPENLLARTERLIAAEEARAWARIAPYREQLDGKRVLLITGGVKSWSVVAALQEAGLEIVGTSVKKSTEGDKDRIKEIMGDDARMVENMTAREMYAMLCEAKADIMLSGGRSQYVALKARTPWLDVNQERHHPYAGYEGIVALVREIDRAIHNPVWDLVRIPAPWDDEGENVSAGLPQFAEDRTPELPHESVQGCATGGLSGRHTLSAARSTERTSWL from the coding sequence ATGTTGTTCAAGACGAGCACTGCCGTAGTGTTCGACGAGCCAGGTTGCTCGAAGAACCAGGCCAAGAGCGAGAAGGAGCGAAAGCAGGGCTGCGCGAAACAGGCCTCACCGGGGACGGCGGCTGGCGGGTGCGCGTTCGACGGCGCGAAGATCGCATTGCAGCCGGTTGTTGACGTTGCTCACCTCGTTCACGGCCCGATCGCATGCGAGGGGAACTCCTGGGATAACAGGCATGCGGCATCTTCCGGGTCGACGCTCTACCGCACAGGCTTCACGACTGACCTCAATGAACTCGATGTGATCTATGGGGGCGAGAGGCGGCTCTTCAGTAGTGTGCGCGAGATCATAGAAAAGTACGATCCGCCCGCCGTGTTCGTATATCAGACGTGCGTGACCGCGCTCATCGGCGACGACATAGAAGCGGTTTGCAAACACGCATCCGAAAAGTTCGGGAAGCCCGTTATACCGGTGAATGCTCCCGGCTTCGCCGGATCGAAAAACGCGGGAAACAAACTTGGGGGCGAGGCGCTTCTCGATTACGTGATTGGCACTCGTGAACCGGCGTATACGACGCCTTGGGACATTAATATCATCGGCGAATATAACCTGTCGGGTGAATTGTGGCAGACGAAGCCGCTCTTCGATGCACTCGGTATCCGTATATTGTCCTGCATTTCCGGCGATGGCCGGTACAGTGAGATAGCGACTGCGCACCGCGCGAAGGTCAATATGGTGGTGTGCTCGAAGTCGATGATCAACGTCGCGACAAGGATGCGGCAGCGCTACGGCATTCCGTACTTTGAGGGCTCGTTTTACGGAATCGGCGATATGAGCGATGCGCTACGCCGGCTCGCGAAGCTGCTGGTGCAGCAGGGCGCGCCTGAGAATCTGCTTGCGCGTACCGAGCGGTTGATTGCGGCAGAAGAGGCACGTGCTTGGGCTCGCATTGCTCCGTACCGCGAGCAACTCGATGGCAAGCGGGTGTTGCTGATCACGGGCGGTGTGAAGTCGTGGTCGGTTGTGGCGGCATTGCAGGAGGCGGGGCTTGAGATCGTCGGCACGAGTGTTAAGAAGAGCACGGAGGGCGACAAGGACCGGATCAAAGAGATCATGGGAGACGACGCGCGCATGGTCGAGAATATGACGGCACGGGAGATGTACGCGATGCTCTGCGAGGCGAAAGCCGACATCATGCTGTCTGGTGGGCGCTCGCAGTATGTCGCGCTGAAGGCGCGCACGCCATGGCTCGACGTCAACCAGGAACGCCATCATCCATACGCCGGGTATGAGGGCATCGTCGCGCTAGTGCGCGAAATCGACCGCGCGATCCATAACCCGGTCTGGGATCTGGTGCGTATTCCGGCGCCGTGGGATGACGAGGGTGAGAACGTCAGTGCTGGTCTGCCGCAGTTCGCGGAGGACAGGACGCCAGAGTTGCCGCATGAAAGCGTGCAGGGTTGCGCGACTGGGGGTTTGTCCGGGCGTCACACCTTGAGCGCAGCGCGGAGCACGGAGCGAACATCATGGCTGTAG